In one window of Escherichia coli DSM 30083 = JCM 1649 = ATCC 11775 DNA:
- a CDS encoding ABC transporter substrate-binding protein, which yields MIKKLLPLLVLSTISATTVAATPPNTLVVAQGLDDIVSLDPAEANELSSIQTVPSLYQRVVQPDRNDPTKITPILAESWQADPAAKTLTIKLKSDAKFASGNPVRPEDVIYSYVRAVTLNKSGAFILNVLGWQPENIASQLKKIDDHTVQVQWSADVSPALALNILSTPIASIVDEKLVAPNAKNNDFGNEWLKMHSAGSGAFKMRTYQPHQAIVMEANASSPTGAPKLKNVIIKNVPDPATRRLLIQQGDADMARDLGADQIDALQGKPGVKVMSIASAEQNYLAFNTGNKDNPLMSNPAFWEAARWLVDYDGITKNLLKGQYFTHQSFLPVGFPGALEETPFTFNPAKAKEILAKAGIKDPHFTLDVENKPPFITIAQSIQASFAQGGVKVDLLPAAGSQVYSRVRAHQHQGAIRMWLPDYFDAHSNASSFAYNDGKSSTVAGLNGWKIPELNKETLAAIAEPDSTKRLDLYKKMQQELQRSSPYVFIDQGKTQIVMRDNVQGYQQGLNADMVWFDQVTK from the coding sequence ATGATTAAAAAACTATTACCTTTACTGGTTTTAAGCACAATTTCCGCCACAACCGTTGCCGCTACACCGCCTAATACGTTGGTTGTAGCCCAGGGACTGGATGATATTGTGAGTCTGGACCCGGCAGAAGCTAATGAACTCTCAAGTATTCAGACTGTACCAAGTCTGTATCAACGCGTAGTACAACCGGACCGTAATGATCCGACGAAAATCACTCCGATTCTGGCGGAAAGTTGGCAGGCTGACCCCGCAGCCAAAACGCTAACCATAAAACTGAAAAGCGATGCGAAATTTGCCTCTGGTAATCCGGTACGCCCGGAAGATGTGATTTACTCTTATGTCCGGGCTGTCACACTGAATAAATCCGGTGCGTTTATTCTCAATGTGCTGGGATGGCAGCCGGAAAATATCGCCAGCCAGTTGAAGAAAATCGATGACCATACCGTCCAGGTGCAATGGAGTGCCGACGTCAGCCCGGCGCTGGCACTGAATATTCTCTCCACACCAATCGCCTCAATTGTTGACGAGAAGCTGGTTGCGCCAAACGCCAAAAATAACGACTTTGGTAATGAATGGCTGAAGATGCATTCCGCTGGCAGCGGCGCGTTTAAAATGCGTACTTACCAACCGCATCAGGCCATCGTGATGGAAGCCAACGCCAGCTCACCAACCGGCGCCCCGAAACTGAAAAACGTCATCATCAAAAATGTTCCCGATCCGGCAACGCGTCGCCTGCTGATCCAACAAGGTGATGCTGATATGGCTCGTGATCTGGGAGCCGATCAAATCGATGCATTACAGGGTAAACCTGGCGTAAAAGTGATGAGCATTGCCTCCGCCGAACAGAACTACCTGGCCTTCAATACCGGTAACAAGGATAACCCGCTGATGAGTAATCCTGCGTTCTGGGAGGCCGCTCGCTGGTTGGTCGATTACGACGGCATCACCAAAAATCTCTTAAAAGGACAATATTTTACCCATCAAAGTTTCCTGCCCGTGGGCTTTCCTGGAGCACTGGAAGAAACACCGTTTACCTTTAATCCAGCCAAAGCAAAAGAGATCCTCGCTAAAGCCGGAATCAAAGACCCGCACTTCACGCTTGATGTCGAAAATAAACCGCCATTTATTACCATCGCGCAGTCAATTCAGGCCAGCTTTGCTCAGGGCGGTGTAAAAGTTGATTTGCTGCCAGCCGCAGGGAGTCAGGTCTACTCTCGCGTTCGCGCCCACCAGCATCAGGGGGCCATTCGTATGTGGTTGCCTGATTATTTTGACGCACATTCCAACGCCAGCTCTTTCGCCTATAACGATGGCAAATCCAGCACCGTTGCCGGGTTAAACGGCTGGAAAATCCCGGAACTGAACAAAGAAACGCTGGCGGCCATCGCTGAACCTGATAGCACTAAACGTCTTGATTTGTATAAGAAAATGCAACAAGAACTACAACGTAGTTCCCCGTATGTCTTTATTGATCAAGGCAAAACGCAAATTGTCATGCGTGATAATGTGCAGGGGTATCAACAAGGGTTGAATGCCGATATGGTCTGGTTTGATCAGGTAACCAAATAA
- a CDS encoding ABC transporter permease — MSVVFSTRARWRGKRPLLALLQGLFTVALTLLGLLLITFALSALSPVDRVLQIVGDHASQSTYDQVRHQLGLDQPLAVQFWHYLMNLAHGDLGIASSTGQPVLQDLLSVFPATIELATLALIVGAVVGVIAGVLCARYVGSPLDFTVRTLTLLGNSVPVFWLGLLMLALFYARLQWSAGPGRLDDIYQFTIEPRSGFALIDTWLSGDREAFTNAINHLILPVLLLAYFSLASITRLTRSACLGEMNKEYILLARAKGASEMTILLRHVLPNIRGTLLTVIALAYTSMLEGAVLTETVFSWPGIGRYLTTALFAGDTTAIMGGTLLIGVCFVLINNLTDLLVRLTDPRLR, encoded by the coding sequence ATGTCTGTCGTTTTTTCCACTCGCGCGAGATGGCGAGGCAAGCGCCCTCTGCTCGCGCTGTTGCAAGGGCTGTTTACCGTTGCTCTGACGCTACTCGGCCTGCTGCTGATTACCTTTGCGCTTTCGGCTCTCTCACCGGTCGATCGCGTACTACAAATCGTTGGCGATCACGCCAGCCAGTCCACCTATGATCAGGTACGCCACCAGTTAGGATTGGATCAGCCGTTAGCCGTCCAGTTCTGGCATTACCTGATGAATCTGGCACACGGCGATCTGGGCATCGCCAGCTCCACCGGGCAACCGGTACTCCAGGACTTGCTATCAGTATTCCCGGCGACCATTGAACTGGCAACGTTGGCGCTTATTGTCGGTGCTGTTGTCGGCGTCATTGCGGGTGTACTTTGCGCCCGTTATGTCGGTTCTCCGCTGGATTTCACCGTGCGAACATTAACTCTACTGGGAAATTCCGTCCCTGTTTTTTGGCTTGGTCTGCTGATGCTGGCGCTGTTCTACGCCAGACTGCAATGGAGTGCCGGGCCGGGCAGGCTGGATGATATTTATCAATTCACCATAGAACCCCGCAGCGGATTTGCGCTGATTGATACGTGGCTTTCTGGCGATCGCGAGGCATTTACCAATGCAATCAACCATTTGATACTTCCGGTTTTATTACTGGCGTACTTCTCGCTCGCCAGTATTACGCGCCTGACTCGTTCCGCCTGTCTTGGCGAAATGAATAAAGAATATATTCTGCTGGCGCGCGCCAAAGGGGCCAGCGAGATGACAATTTTGCTACGTCATGTTTTACCCAACATTCGCGGCACCTTGCTCACCGTTATCGCCCTCGCCTATACATCAATGCTGGAAGGCGCGGTACTGACAGAAACCGTCTTTTCATGGCCAGGTATTGGGCGCTACCTCACTACAGCGCTCTTCGCGGGTGATACCACAGCAATCATGGGAGGAACGCTGCTGATTGGCGTCTGCTTTGTGTTGATAAATAACTTAACCGACCTGCTGGTCCGGCTGACCGATCCGAGGTTACGCTGA
- a CDS encoding ABC transporter permease, whose translation MPMFLFLRRLRHSPAAFCGLIIILLLMLIALFAPWLAPHDPNWQDAAARLQAPSRQHWLGTDSYGRDLLSRLIYGSRPALGLVALVTIITLPVGLLIGILAGYYGGWLERVLMRFTDVVMSMPRLILAFAFVAMLGPGLVNGALALALTTWPAYARQARSEIQRLRHSDYLAAAEMMGIRGRRLLAGHILPLCLPSAIVRLALDLAGIILAAAGLGFLGLGARPPMAEWGAMIADGMQVIFDQWWIAAAPGAIILIASLAFNLLGDGLRDVLEPQHD comes from the coding sequence ATGCCGATGTTTCTCTTTTTACGCCGTTTACGCCATTCACCCGCCGCGTTTTGCGGGTTGATAATTATCCTGTTATTAATGCTAATTGCGCTCTTCGCGCCGTGGCTGGCACCTCACGATCCTAACTGGCAGGATGCGGCGGCGCGGTTACAAGCACCGAGTCGTCAGCACTGGCTCGGCACTGACAGTTACGGACGAGACCTACTTTCACGTTTAATCTACGGCAGCCGCCCGGCACTGGGGCTGGTGGCATTGGTGACAATCATTACACTCCCGGTCGGTCTGCTGATTGGCATTTTAGCCGGGTACTACGGCGGCTGGCTGGAACGCGTGCTGATGCGTTTTACTGACGTAGTAATGTCAATGCCGCGTTTAATTCTGGCTTTTGCTTTTGTTGCCATGCTGGGGCCGGGGCTGGTTAACGGCGCACTGGCCCTGGCATTAACCACCTGGCCTGCTTATGCGCGTCAGGCACGGAGTGAGATCCAACGTCTGCGACACAGTGATTATCTTGCCGCCGCAGAAATGATGGGCATCCGCGGCAGGCGTCTGCTGGCTGGTCATATTTTACCATTGTGCCTGCCATCTGCCATTGTCCGTCTGGCACTGGATTTAGCGGGTATCATTCTGGCGGCTGCTGGCCTGGGTTTTCTTGGGCTTGGTGCTCGCCCGCCAATGGCGGAATGGGGAGCCATGATCGCCGACGGTATGCAGGTCATTTTTGATCAATGGTGGATTGCCGCCGCTCCCGGCGCAATTATCTTAATTGCCAGTCTGGCCTTTAATCTGCTGGGTGATGGCTTGCGCGATGTTCTGGAGCCTCAACATGACTGA
- a CDS encoding ABC transporter ATP-binding protein, whose product MTDSRLSINNLCVDYPESRVVNNVSFTLGNERLALVGESGSGKSMTARALMGLVRKPGVVTADTLNILGRDALTLNARGWQQLRGNDIAMVLQDPRYALNPVKTVKAQLEEALTLHQRLNRREKEEKINTAIQAVGLNTRVLQSYPRELSGGMGQRVMIAIALINDPRVLIADEPTSALDVRLRNQILELLVTQCEQRQMAMLLISHDLPLVAQFCHRVLVMYQGNKVDEMHAAALPTATHPYTRTLWTCRPNAQTYGQMLPTLDRTAMTPEKYHDDC is encoded by the coding sequence ATGACTGACTCACGTCTTAGTATCAACAATCTCTGCGTCGATTATCCGGAGTCCCGGGTCGTCAACAATGTCAGTTTTACATTAGGCAATGAACGTCTGGCGCTGGTCGGTGAGTCGGGTTCAGGTAAGTCCATGACCGCCCGCGCCCTGATGGGGCTGGTGCGTAAACCGGGTGTAGTAACCGCGGACACACTTAACATTCTGGGGCGTGATGCACTCACCCTTAACGCGCGTGGATGGCAACAGTTGCGCGGTAACGATATCGCGATGGTATTGCAAGATCCGCGTTACGCGCTTAATCCAGTAAAGACAGTAAAAGCGCAACTGGAAGAGGCGCTTACGCTCCATCAACGTCTGAACCGCCGCGAGAAAGAAGAGAAAATAAACACCGCAATTCAGGCTGTCGGCCTCAATACGCGAGTACTGCAAAGCTATCCTCGTGAACTTTCTGGCGGCATGGGGCAGCGAGTGATGATTGCAATTGCGCTCATCAACGATCCCCGGGTATTGATTGCCGATGAGCCAACATCAGCACTGGATGTGCGCCTGCGTAATCAGATTCTGGAACTGCTGGTTACCCAGTGTGAACAACGTCAGATGGCAATGTTGCTGATCAGTCACGACCTGCCATTAGTTGCCCAATTTTGCCATCGGGTGCTGGTGATGTATCAGGGAAATAAGGTGGATGAAATGCACGCTGCTGCGCTACCTACAGCAACGCATCCTTACACGCGCACACTGTGGACTTGCCGCCCAAATGCACAAACTTACGGGCAGATGCTGCCGACGCTGGACAGGACGGCAATGACGCCGGAGAAATACCATGACGATTGTTGA
- a CDS encoding ABC transporter ATP-binding protein — protein MTIVEINHLQVTFAEKTAVSAASFSVNAGETFSLIGESSCGKSTILRVIAGLQRDWHGQVSLFGHTIKPGMRFQGDLRRNVQMVFQDPYASLHPNHTLWRTLAEPLKIRGEREIEKRVQTALEQVGLPFDAARRYPHQLSGGQRQRVVIARALLLRPQLLLLDEPTSALDMSVQAEILNLLNQLKLEHQMTYLLVSHDADVIAHMSDRAALMSEGKIQRFFDRDAMEKGEHRMD, from the coding sequence ATGACGATTGTTGAAATTAATCACTTACAGGTGACTTTTGCTGAGAAAACCGCAGTTTCTGCCGCCAGTTTTTCGGTTAATGCCGGAGAGACATTTAGTTTAATTGGCGAATCAAGCTGCGGAAAATCCACGATTTTGCGCGTAATTGCTGGATTACAGCGCGACTGGCACGGTCAGGTGTCACTGTTTGGGCACACCATCAAACCAGGAATGCGTTTTCAAGGCGATCTCCGCCGCAATGTGCAAATGGTGTTTCAGGATCCCTATGCCTCGTTGCATCCCAATCATACTCTGTGGCGAACGCTGGCTGAACCACTCAAAATTCGTGGCGAAAGAGAAATAGAAAAACGCGTCCAGACTGCACTGGAACAGGTTGGCTTGCCTTTCGACGCCGCTCGTCGCTACCCACACCAGCTTTCCGGTGGTCAACGGCAACGTGTGGTTATTGCTCGCGCCCTGTTGTTACGACCACAACTTCTTCTGCTGGATGAACCCACCTCGGCGTTGGATATGTCGGTACAAGCGGAAATCCTTAATTTGTTGAATCAACTTAAGCTGGAACACCAAATGACATATCTGCTGGTCAGTCACGATGCCGATGTCATCGCGCATATGTCTGATCGAGCGGCATTGATGTCCGAGGGAAAAATTCAGCGATTTTTTGATCGCGACGCCATGGAAAAGGGGGAACATCGGATGGATTAA
- the yjcO gene encoding Sel1 family TPR-like repeat protein YjcO — protein sequence MKKIITLMLFLTFFAHANDSEPGSQYLKAAEAGDRRAQYFLADSWFSSGDLSKAEYWAQKAADSGDADACALLAQIKITNPVSLDYPQAKVLAEKAAQAGSKEGEVTLAHILVNTQAGKPDYPKAISLLENASEDLENDSAVDAQMLLGLIYANGVGIKADDDKATWYFKRSSAISRTGYSEYWAGMMFLNGEEGFIEKNKQKALHWLNLSCMEGFDTGCEEFEKLTNG from the coding sequence ATGAAAAAAATTATCACTTTGATGTTGTTTTTGACATTCTTTGCCCACGCGAACGACTCCGAGCCTGGCAGCCAGTATTTAAAGGCAGCAGAGGCCGGAGACCGACGCGCACAATATTTTCTTGCCGACAGCTGGTTTAGCTCCGGCGATTTGAGCAAAGCCGAATATTGGGCACAGAAAGCCGCCGACAGCGGTGATGCCGATGCCTGTGCGCTGTTGGCGCAGATCAAAATCACCAATCCGGTCAGTCTGGACTATCCACAAGCAAAAGTGCTTGCCGAGAAAGCAGCGCAAGCGGGCAGTAAAGAAGGTGAAGTAACGCTGGCGCATATTCTGGTAAATACGCAAGCGGGTAAACCGGATTATCCAAAGGCGATTTCGCTGTTAGAAAACGCCTCGGAAGATCTGGAGAACGACTCTGCCGTCGATGCCCAAATGCTGCTTGGTTTGATTTACGCCAACGGCGTGGGCATTAAGGCCGACGATGACAAAGCAACCTGGTATTTCAAGCGTAGCTCCGCGATTTCCCGAACCGGTTATTCCGAATACTGGGCGGGAATGATGTTCTTAAACGGTGAAGAGGGTTTTATCGAGAAGAATAAACAAAAGGCGCTGCACTGGTTGAATCTGAGCTGTATGGAAGGATTTGATACCGGTTGTGAAGAGTTTGAAAAATTAACTAACGGTTAA
- the gltP gene encoding glutamate/aspartate:proton symporter GltP, translated as MKNIKFSLAWQILFAMVLGILLGSYLHHHSDSRDWLVVNLLSPAGDIFIHLIKMIVVPIVISTLVVGIAGVGDAKQLGRIGAKTIIYFEVITTVAIILGITLANVFQPGAGVDMSQLATVDISKYQSTTEAVQSSSHGIMGTILSLVPTNIVASMAKGEMLPIIFFSVLFGLGLSSLPATHREPLVTVFRSISETMFKVTHMVMRYAPVGVFALIAVTVANFGFSSLWPLAKLVLLVHFAILFFALVVLGIVARLCGLSVWILIRILKDELILAYSTASSESVLPRIIEKMEAYGAPASITSFVVPTGYSFNLDGSTLYQSIAAIFIAQLYGIDLSIWQEIILVLTLMVTSKGIAGVPGVSFVVLLATLGSVGIPLEGLAFIAGVDRILDMARTALNVVGNALAVLVIAKWEHKFDRKKALAYEREVLGKFDKTADQ; from the coding sequence ATGAAAAATATAAAATTCAGCCTGGCCTGGCAGATTCTGTTTGCTATGGTGCTGGGCATTCTCCTGGGAAGCTACCTGCACCACCATAGCGACAGCCGCGACTGGCTGGTCGTCAATTTGCTCTCTCCGGCGGGTGATATCTTCATCCATCTGATCAAAATGATTGTTGTGCCGATTGTGATCTCCACACTGGTGGTGGGTATCGCGGGTGTTGGTGATGCCAAACAGCTCGGGCGTATTGGTGCGAAAACCATTATCTACTTCGAGGTGATCACCACCGTCGCCATCATTTTGGGGATCACTCTGGCGAACGTCTTCCAGCCCGGTGCCGGGGTGGATATGTCGCAGCTGGCGACCGTCGATATCTCGAAATATCAGAGCACTACGGAAGCGGTACAAAGCAGTTCCCACGGCATTATGGGCACGATTTTGTCGCTGGTGCCGACGAACATCGTGGCGTCGATGGCGAAAGGCGAAATGCTGCCGATCATCTTCTTCTCGGTGCTGTTTGGTCTGGGGCTTTCATCCCTGCCCGCGACGCATCGTGAACCGCTGGTGACAGTTTTCCGCTCCATCTCTGAAACCATGTTTAAAGTGACTCACATGGTGATGCGTTATGCGCCGGTGGGTGTGTTTGCGCTGATTGCGGTGACGGTGGCTAACTTTGGTTTCTCGTCTCTGTGGCCACTGGCGAAACTGGTGCTGCTGGTGCATTTCGCCATTCTGTTCTTCGCGCTGGTAGTGCTGGGAATTGTGGCGCGCCTGTGCGGGTTAAGCGTCTGGATCCTGATTCGTATTCTGAAAGATGAGCTGATTCTGGCGTACTCCACTGCCAGCTCTGAAAGCGTGCTGCCGCGAATTATTGAGAAGATGGAAGCCTACGGAGCACCGGCGTCGATCACCAGTTTCGTGGTGCCGACCGGTTACTCTTTTAACCTTGATGGTTCGACGCTGTATCAAAGTATTGCCGCTATTTTCATCGCTCAGCTGTATGGCATTGACCTGTCCATCTGGCAGGAAATCATTCTGGTGCTGACGCTGATGGTGACCTCGAAAGGGATTGCTGGCGTGCCGGGCGTGTCGTTTGTGGTGTTGCTGGCAACGCTGGGCAGCGTAGGGATCCCGCTGGAAGGTCTGGCGTTTATTGCCGGTGTTGACCGTATCCTCGACATGGCGCGTACTGCGCTGAACGTGGTGGGTAATGCGCTGGCGGTGCTGGTGATTGCCAAATGGGAACACAAATTTGACCGTAAGAAAGCGCTGGCTTATGAGCGTGAAGTACTGGGCAAATTTGATAAAACTGCGGATCAGTAA
- the nrfG gene encoding heme lyase NrfEFG subunit NrfG, whose amino-acid sequence MKQPQIPVKMLTTLTILMVFLCVGSYLLSPKWQAVRTEYQRQRDPLHQFASQQTPEAQLQALQDKIRANPQNSEQWALLGEYYLWQNDYSNSLLAYRQALQLRGENAELYAALATVLYYQASQHMTVQTRAMIDRALALDSNEITALMLLASDAFMQANYAQAIELWQKVMDLNSPRINRTQLVESINMAKLLQRRSD is encoded by the coding sequence ATGAAACAGCCCCAAATACCGGTGAAAATGCTGACAACACTCACGATTTTGATGGTATTTCTCTGTGTCGGCAGTTATCTGTTAAGTCCAAAATGGCAGGCTGTACGTACGGAGTATCAGCGTCAGCGCGATCCGCTGCATCAGTTTGCCAGCCAGCAAACCCCGGAAGCGCAGCTTCAGGCATTGCAGGATAAAATCCGTGCTAATCCACAAAACAGCGAACAGTGGGCGTTACTGGGCGAGTATTATCTGTGGCAAAACGATTACAGCAATTCGCTGCTGGCGTACCGTCAGGCGTTGCAACTACGTGGTGAGAACGCTGAACTGTATGCGGCGCTGGCGACGGTGCTGTATTACCAGGCCAGCCAACATATGACCGTCCAGACTCGCGCAATGATCGACAGAGCCCTCGCGCTGGACTCTAACGAAATCACCGCTCTGATGCTGCTGGCTTCCGATGCGTTTATGCAGGCGAACTACGCGCAAGCCATCGAACTATGGCAAAAAGTGATGGATCTCAACTCACCCCGGATCAACCGGACACAGCTGGTCGAGTCGATTAATATGGCGAAATTGTTGCAGCGGAGATCAGATTAA
- the nrfF gene encoding heme lyase NrfEFG subunit NrfF, whose protein sequence is MNKGLLTLLLLFTCFARAQVVDTWQFANPQQQQQALNIASQLRCPQCQNQNLLESNAPVAVSMRHQVYTMVEEGKSEVEIIDWMTERYGDFVRYNPPLTGQTLVLWALPVVLLLLMALILWRVRAKR, encoded by the coding sequence ATGAATAAAGGGCTTCTCACGCTACTGCTGTTATTTACCTGTTTTGCGCGCGCTCAGGTTGTAGACACCTGGCAATTCGCCAATCCGCAACAACAGCAACAGGCGTTAAATATTGCCAGCCAGTTACGTTGTCCGCAGTGCCAGAATCAGAACTTACTGGAATCCAATGCGCCGGTGGCAGTCAGTATGCGCCATCAGGTTTACACCATGGTGGAAGAGGGGAAAAGTGAAGTCGAAATCATTGACTGGATGACCGAACGCTACGGAGATTTTGTTCGCTATAACCCACCGTTAACGGGTCAGACGCTGGTGTTGTGGGCGCTGCCAGTAGTGTTGTTACTGCTGATGGCACTGATCCTCTGGCGAGTGAGGGCGAAGCGATGA
- the nrfE gene encoding heme lyase CcmF/NrfE family subunit, translating to MDVFLPEVGFLALLLSLGVNVLTPLTAFAGVRLRWPAMMRLTCIGILAQFALLLLAFGVLTYCFLISDFSVIYVAQHSYSLLSWELKLAAVWGGHEGSLLLWVLLLSAWSVLFAWHYRQQTDPLFPLTLTVLSLILAALLLFVVGWSDPFVRIFPPAIEGRDLNPMLQHPGLIFHPPLLYLGYGGLMVAASVALASLLRGEFGGTCARICWRWALPGWSALTAGIILGSWWAYCELGWGGWWFWDPVENASLLPWLSATALLHSLSLTRQRGIFRHWSLLLAIVTLMLSLLGTLIVRSGILVSVHAFALDNVRAVPLFSLFALISLASLALYGWRARDGGPAVRFSGLSREMLILATLLLFCAVLLIVLVGTLYPMIYGLLGWGRLSVGAPYFNRATLPFALLMLVVIVLATFVSGKRAQLPALLAHAGVLLFAAGIVVSSVSRQEISLNLQPGQQVTLAGYTFRFERLDLQAKGNYTSEKAIVALFDHQQRIGELTPERRFYEARRQQMMEPSIRWNGIHDWYAVMGEKTGADRYAFRLYVQSGVRWIWGGGLLMIAGALLSGWRGRKRDE from the coding sequence CTGGACGTATTCCTTCCTGAAGTCGGTTTTCTGGCGTTGTTGTTAAGTCTCGGGGTCAACGTGTTGACCCCGTTGACGGCCTTCGCGGGAGTGCGGTTGCGCTGGCCTGCCATGATGCGACTCACTTGCATCGGCATTCTGGCGCAGTTCGCGCTCCTGCTGCTCGCCTTTGGCGTACTGACGTATTGTTTTCTCATCAGCGATTTCTCGGTCATTTATGTCGCCCAACATAGCTATAGCCTGCTGTCGTGGGAACTCAAACTGGCGGCGGTGTGGGGCGGTCATGAAGGTTCGCTGCTGCTTTGGGTGCTGCTGCTTTCCGCCTGGAGCGTGCTGTTTGCCTGGCATTATCGACAGCAAACCGATCCGCTATTTCCGCTCACGTTAACGGTTTTATCGCTGATACTTGCCGCACTGCTGCTGTTTGTTGTCGGATGGTCCGATCCTTTTGTGAGGATATTTCCGCCCGCAATAGAAGGGCGCGATCTCAATCCGATGCTGCAACATCCCGGTCTTATCTTTCATCCACCGCTGCTTTATCTCGGCTACGGCGGTTTGATGGTGGCGGCGAGCGTGGCGCTGGCGAGTTTACTGCGCGGCGAGTTTGGTGGTACCTGCGCCCGAATTTGCTGGCGTTGGGCACTACCTGGCTGGAGCGCATTAACAGCGGGGATCATCCTCGGTTCCTGGTGGGCCTATTGCGAACTGGGCTGGGGCGGCTGGTGGTTCTGGGATCCGGTGGAAAACGCGTCGTTATTACCCTGGCTTTCTGCCACAGCGCTGCTGCACAGTTTATCCCTGACACGCCAGCGGGGGATTTTCCGCCACTGGTCGCTGTTGCTGGCGATAGTAACTCTGATGCTGTCGCTGCTGGGCACCTTAATTGTCCGTTCTGGCATTCTGGTTTCGGTTCATGCGTTCGCGCTGGATAACGTCCGCGCCGTGCCGTTGTTCAGCCTGTTTGCACTGATTAGCCTTGCGTCTCTGGCTCTGTATGGCTGGCGAGCGCGGGACGGTGGCCCGGCGGTGCGTTTTTCGGGGTTATCGCGGGAAATGTTAATCCTCGCTACGCTGTTGCTGTTTTGCGCAGTGCTACTGATCGTGCTGGTGGGAACGCTTTATCCGATGATTTACGGCCTGCTGGGCTGGGGACGCCTCTCCGTTGGCGCGCCGTATTTTAACCGCGCGACGTTACCGTTTGCTCTGTTGATGCTGGTGGTGATTGTGCTGGCGACGTTTGTCTCTGGCAAACGTGCTCAGCTTCCGGCGCTGCTGGCGCATGCGGGCGTGCTGTTATTTGCCGCGGGGATCGTGGTTTCCAGCGTCAGCCGTCAGGAGATCAGCCTGAATTTACAGCCGGGTCAGCAGGTGACGCTGGCAGGATACACCTTCCGTTTTGAGCGCCTCGATCTGCAAGCCAAAGGCAATTACACCAGTGAAAAAGCGATAGTGGCACTGTTTGACCATCAGCAACGCATTGGTGAATTAACGCCGGAGCGGCGTTTTTACGAAGCACGTCGTCAGCAAATGATGGAACCGTCAATTCGCTGGAATGGCATCCATGACTGGTATGCGGTCATGGGCGAGAAAACCGGAGCGGATCGTTACGCTTTTCGTTTGTATGTACAAAGCGGTGTGCGCTGGATCTGGGGGGGAGGATTGTTGATGATTGCGGGCGCATTGTTAAGCGGATGGCGGGGAAGGAAGCGCGATGAATAA